The following coding sequences lie in one Sorghum bicolor cultivar BTx623 chromosome 6, Sorghum_bicolor_NCBIv3, whole genome shotgun sequence genomic window:
- the LOC8080275 gene encoding fe-S cluster assembly factor HCF101, chloroplastic: protein MQTLHAAAPASFLAPPAPHLHLRLRTAPPRLGSAAGALSANAAAHAALSRAWFPLPHRACRRRRRVMRSASSGARATVASMDDAKKDVLIALSQIIDPDFGTDIVSCGFVKDLEISEALEEVSFRLELTTPACPIKDEFEQKANEVVAALPWVKKVDVTMSAQPAQPTYGGELPEGLQKISNIIAVSSCKGGVGKSTVAVNLAYTLAGMGARVGIFDADVFGPSLPTMVSPENRLLVMNPENRAILPTEYLGVKMVSFGFAGQGRAIMRGPMVSGVINQLLTTTDWGELDYLVIDMPPGTGDIHLTLCQVAPLTAAVIVTTPQKLAFIDVAKGVRMFSKLKVPCVAVVENMCYFDADGKRYYPFGQGSGTQVVQQFGIPHLFDLPIRPTLSASGDTGIPEVVADPLGDVANIFQNLGACVVQQCAKIRQQVSTAVSYDRSIKAIRVKVPDSDEEFLLHPATVRRNDRSAQSVDEWTGEQKLQYSDIPDDIEPEEIRPMGNYAVSITWPDGFSQIAPYDQLEMLERLVDVPSPTASAVASS from the exons ATGCAGACCCTCCATGCCGCCGCGCCCGCCTCCTTCCTCGCGCCGCCCGctccccacctccacctccggctCCGCACAGCGCCGCCACGGTTGGGATCCGCGGCAGGCGCTCTATCAGCAAACGCTGCTGCTCATGCCGCCCTGTCGCGCGCCTGGTTCCCCCTGCCGCACCGCgcctgccgccgccgtcgacgcgTCATGAGGTCGGCGTCGTCCGGTG CTAGGGCGACCGTGGCCTCCATGGATGATGCCAAGAAGGATGTGCTCATAGCACTCTCCCAAATCATCGATCCTGATTTCGGCACGGACATCGTGTCCTGTGGGTTTGTCAAGGATTTGGAGATCAGTGAGGCCTTAGAAGAG GTCTCATTTCGTCTAGAGCTGACGACTCCTGCATGTCCAATCAAAGACGAG TTCGAACAAAAGGCGAACGAGGTTGTTGCAGCACTTCCATGGGTTAAGAAGGTAGATGTCACAATGTCTGCGCAACCTGCACAGCCAACGTATGGAGGGGAGCTTCCAGAAGGACTACAGAAGATTTCCAACATCATAGCAGTTTCAAGCTGCAAG GGAGGGGTTGGGAAATCAACTGTTGCTGTAAATCTTGCGTATACACTAGCTGGAATGGGCGCCAGGGTTGGAATCTTCGATGCCGATGTCTTTGGTCCAAGCTTACCAACTATGGTTTCTCCTGAAAACCGGTTGCTAGTGATG AACCCAGAAAACAGAGCTATTCTTCCGACTGAGTATTTGGGCGTCAAAATGGTGTCCTTTggatttgctggacaaggaaggGCGATCATGCGAGGTCCAATGGTTTCAGGAGTCATCAATCAGCTGCTGACCACTACTGACTG GGGCGAACTTGACTACCTTGTCATTGATATGCCTCCTGGAACTGGCGACATACACTTAACACTCTGTCAG GTGGCTCCATTGACTGCAGCGGTGATTGTTACCACCCCTCAGAAGCTGGCTTTCATTGATGTTGCAAAGGGTGTAAGGATGTTCTCTAAACTGAAG GTTCCTTGTGTTGCAGTTGTTGAGAACATGTGCTATTTTGATGCTGATGGAAAACGTTATTACCCATTTGGACAAGGTTCTGGAACTCAG GTCGTGCAGCAGTTTGGAATACCTCACCTCTTTGATTTGCCAATACGGCCAACT CTTTCGGCTTCTGGAGATACTGGAATTCCTGAGGTGGTGGCTGATCCGCTAGGGGATGTGGCTAATATATTTCAGAATCTTGGAGCATGTGTTGTTCAACAATGTGCTAAAATTAGGCAACAAG TTTCAACAGCGGTGTCCTATGATAGATCCATTAAAGCAATCAGAGTGAAAGTGCCAGATTCAGACGAAGAGTTCTTGTTGCATCCAGCAACAGTTAGACGGAATGATCGATCTGCTCAAAGTGTG GATGAATGGACAGGGGAGCAAAAGCTTCAGTACAGTGATATACCAGATGACATCGAGCCAGAAGAGATTAGGCCCATGGGAAACTATGCAGTTTCTATAACTTGGCCTGATGGATTTAGTCAG ATAGCACCTTATGACCAACTGGAAATGCTGGAGCGGTTAGTGGATGTTCCGAGTCCAACAGCGTCTGCAGTGGCCTCATCATGA
- the LOC8065977 gene encoding serine/arginine-rich splicing factor RS31, with protein sequence MRPVFVGNLDYDTRHSELDQLFYRYGRVERIDMKSGFAFVYFEDERDGNDAIRALDGYPFGPGRRRLSVEWSRGDRAARRDGNKPEANTKPTRTLFVINFDPINTRVSDIERHFAPFGNLSSVRIRKNFAFVQFETLEEARKALDATHATTLLDRVISVEYAFRDDSERSDRYDSPRRGGGYGRRGDSPVYRSRPSPDYGRPASPVYGSYDRSPVRDRYRRSPAYRSRSPRVNRRAYD encoded by the exons ATGAGGCCGGTCTTCGTGGGGAACCTGGACTATGACACCCGCCACTCGGAGCTCGACCAACTCTTCTACCGCTACGGCAGGGTCGAGCGCATCGACATGAAGTCAG GCTTCGCTTTTGTCTACTTTGAGGATGAACGTGATGGCAATGATGCCATACGGGCTCTTGATGGTTATCCATTTGGCCCTGGCAGACGCAGGCTTTCAGTAGAGTGGTCACGG GGTGATCGAGCTGCTAGACGTGATGGTAACAAACCAGAAGCAAATACTAAGCCAACTAGGACATTGTTTGTCATCAACTTTGATCCAATCAACACAAGGGTCAGTGACATTGAAAGGCACTTCGCACCATTTGGGAACTTATCAAGTGTAAGGATAAGGAAGAACTTTGCTTTCGTCCAGTTTGAAACACTGGAAGAAGCCAGAAAGGCTCTTGATGCTACTCATGCTAC CACGCTTTTGGACAGGGTGATTTCTGTTGAGTACGCCTTTAGGGATGATAGTGAACGGAGTGATAGGTACGACAGCCCAAGAAGAGGTGGTGGCTATGGTAGGCGTGGTGATAGCCCAGTGTACAGGTCACGGCCTAGTCCAGACTATGGTCGCCCAGCAAGTCCTGTATATGGTTCATATGACAGAAGTCCTGTTCGTGATCGCTATCGGAG ATCTCCTGCTTATCGATCAAGATCCCCACGTGTGAACCGAAGAGCATATGACTAA